In Elephas maximus indicus isolate mEleMax1 chromosome 7, mEleMax1 primary haplotype, whole genome shotgun sequence, the following proteins share a genomic window:
- the SYT12 gene encoding synaptotagmin-12 — MAVDVAEYHLSVIKSPPGWEVGVYAAGALALLGIAAVSLWKLWTSGSFPSPSPFPNYDYRYLQQKYGETYAEARQKRVAAWTGQRAAAREPPSRKGSLSIEDNFQSISELGPLELMGRELDLAPYGTLRKSQSADSLNSISSVSNTFGQDFTLGQVEVNMDYDAASHTLHVALLQGKDLLEREEASFESCFMRVSLLPDEQIVGISRIQRNAYSISFDENFSIPLDPVALEEKSLRFSVFGIDEDERNVSTGVVELKLSVLDLPLQPFSGWLYLQDQNKAADAVGEILLSLSYLPTAERLTVVVVKAKNLIWTNDKTMADPFVKVYLLQDGRKMSKKKTAVKRDDPNPVFNEAMIFSVPAVVLQDLSLRVTVAESSSDGRGDNVGHVIIGPSASGMGTTHWNQMLATLRRPVSMWHPVRRN, encoded by the exons ATGGCTGTGGACGTGGCAGAATACCACCTGAGCG TCATCAAGAGCCCCCCTGGCTGGGAGGTGGGTGTCTATGCCGCAGGGGCCCTGGCACTGCTGGGAATCGCAGCTGTGAGCCTGTGGAAGCTCTGGACGTCGGGGAGCTTCCCCAGCCCCTCCCCGTTCCCAAACTATGACTACAGGTACCTGCAGCAGAAGTACGGCGAGACCTACGCGGAGGCCAGGCAGAAG AGAGTGGCTGCCTGGACCGGCCAGCGGGCCGCTGCGCGGGAACCACCCAGCCGCAAAGGTAGCCTCAGCATTGAGGACAACTTCCAGAGCATCAGTGAGCTGGGGCCCCTGGAGCTGATGGGCCGGGAGCTGGACCTGGCCCCCTATGGGACCCTCCGGAAGTCCCAGTCAGCCGACTCCCTGAACTCCATCTCCTCCGTGAGCAACACCTTCGGGCAGGACTTCACACTGGGCCAGGTAGAGGTGAACATGGACTACGATGCCGCCTCGCACACCCTCCACGTGGCCCTCCTGCAGGGCAAGGACCTCCTGGAGCGGGAGGAGGCCAGctttgagtcctgcttcatgcgtgtcagcctgctgcctgacgaGCAGATCGTGGGCATTTCCCGG ATCCAGAGGAATGCCTACTCTATCTCCTTCGATGAGAACTTCTCCATCCCCCTAGACCCTGTAGCCCTGGAGGAGAAGAGCCTACGGTTTTCCGTGTTTGGCATTGATGAGGACGAGCGGAATGTCAGCACAGGGGTGGTGGAGCTGAAGCTTTCTGTGCTTGATCTCCCGCTGCAGCCCTTTAGTGGCTGGCTCTACTTACAGGACCAGAACAAG GCTGCCGATGCTGTTGGTGAGATCCTGCTGTCCCTCAGTTACCTCCCCACAGCTGAGCGTCTCACCGTGGTTGTGGTGAAGGCCAAGAATCTCATCTGGACCAACGATAAGACCATGGCGG ACCCCTTCGTCAAGGTGTACCTGCtgcaggatgggaggaagatgaGCAAAAAGAAGACAGCTGTGAAGAGGGATGACCCCAACCCAGTGTTCAATGAGGCCATGATCTTCTCGGTGCCAGCCGTTGTGCTCCAG GACCTGTCTCTCCGTGTGACGGTGGCTGAGAGCAGCAGTGATGGCCGTGGGGACAACGTGGGTCACGTCATCATCGGGCCGTCGGCCAGTGGCATGGGCACCACGCACTGGAACCAGATGCTGGCCACACTGCGCAGGCCTGTGTCCATGTGGCACCCGGTCCGGCGAAACTAG